DNA from Polaribacter sp. NJDZ03:
TTATTTTTAAATTTACGTTTGGCAATTTGGGTGGCTTTTGGTTTGCCTATTTCCTTTTTTGGAATGTTTATTTTAGCAGCTCAATTTGATGTTACTATAAATATTTTATCCCTTTTTGGGATGATTATTGTAATTGGTATTTTGGTGGATGATGGTATTGTAATTGGAGAGAATATTTACCATCATTATTACGACTTAGGTAAATCTAAAATTCAAGCGGCAATAGACGGAACAATGGAGGTAATTCCGCCAATTGTATCTGCAATTCTAACAACTATAATAGCTTTTTCTACCTTGTTTTTTGTAGATGGTAGAATTGGTAATTTCTTTAGTGAAGTATCTACAGTGGTCCTTTTAACCTTAACGGTTTCTTTAATTGAAGCTTTAATTATATTACCAGCACATATTGCACATTCTAAAGCTTTAGATAGAAAAAGATTAGAAAGTGGTGAAATAAAAAAGAAGAATGCAATTGATGCTTTTTTTAATAAAATAAACAGATTTGCAGATGGGGGCTTAACCAAGGTAAATCAAAAACTATATGTTCCTTTCTTAAAGTTTTCATTAAAAAACAAAGTATTTGCATTTTCAATTCCTATTGCTTTATTAATTTTTAGTTTAACATCCATTGGAGGGGGAATTGTAAGAACTTCATTTTTTCCTTCTGTTGCAAGTGATAGAATTCAGGTTACTTTAAACATGCCACAAGGAACTAATGAACACATTACAGATTCTATTATTTCGGCAATAGAAGAAAAAGTTTGGATTATTAATAAAGAATACACAGAAAAACAATCTGGAGATGATGAGGTTGTACAAAACGTAATTAAAAGAGTTGGTCCAGGGAGTGCAAATGCATCTTTAAATATTAATTTATTACCAGGAGAAAAAAGAGAGTTTGCATCATCTGAAATAACAAATTCTATTCGAGAAAAAGTTGGAAAAGTATATGGTGTAGAAAGTTTAATTTTTGGTTCTGGTGGTAACTTTGGTGGAAGCCCGGTGGCTGTGTCTCTTTTAGGAAATAATATTGAAGAGCTTAAAGCAGCAAAAGCAGAATTAAAGCTAGAGTTAGAAAATAACCCACTTTTAAAAGATATTTCAGACAATGATCCTGCAGGAATAAAAGAAGTAAGCATCACCTTAAAAGACAACGCTTATGTACTAGGGTTAAATTTACAATCTGTAATGGCACAAATTCGTTATGGTTTTTTCGGTTTGCAAGCACAACGTTTTCAGCGTGGACAAGATGAAATTAAAGTTTGGGTACGTTATAATAAAGAAGATAGGTCTTCTATTAAAAACTTAGATGATATGCAAATTGTAGCTCCAAACGGAACTAGAATTTCGTTTTCTGAAATTGGAAATTATCAAATTAAAAGAGGAGACATTGCTATAAATCACTTAAACGGAAAAAGAGAAATTCAAGTTTCTGCAGATTTAAAAGATGCTAAAGAAAGTGCTACAGAAATTTTAGATGATATTAAAACACGTGTAATGCCGTTAATAATTTCTAAATATCATTCTGTATCTCCACTTTACGAAGGTCAGAATAGAGAGGCCCAAAAAACTATAGATTCCTTAGAATGGTTAAAGTGGATTATTTTAGGCTTAATTTATATTGTAATTGCGTTTACATTTCGTTCTTACAGTCAGCCTATTTTACTGCTTTTAATGATTCCTTTTAGTATGATTGGGGTTGTTTTGGGGCATTATATTCATGATTTCTCTATAAATATTTTATCTTGGTTAGGTATTATTGCTTTGGTGGGTATTATGGTAAATGATGGTTTGGTTTTAATAGGGAAGTTTAATAGCTATTTAAAAGAAGGAATGTTGTTTGATGATGCATTAATTATGGCAGGTCAATCTCGTTTTAGAGCAATTTTCTTAACTTCTTTAACCACAGTAGCTGGTTTAGCACCTTTAATGTTAGAAAAAAGTAGACAAGCACAATTTTTAATTCCAATGGCAATTTCTATTTCTTACGGAATTGCAATTGCAACTATTTTAACCTTGGTAATGTTGCCATTACTATTGTCGGTTTCTAATTCTATAAAAGTGGGAATTAAATGGTTAAAAACAGGAGAGAAAGTAAATAAAGAAGAAGTAGAAAGAGCTATTATAGAATCTAAATTCGACGAACATGAAGATCATTAGAAACACCATATTACTAGTTGGGTTTTTATATACCTTACAAGGGATTTCACAAGAAATCTTAACGAAGAAAGAAGCGCTAGAAATTACCTTAGAAAATAATTTCGGAATTAAAATAGCAAACAATAACTTAGAAGTTGCAAACAACAATAAAAGTATTTACAATACTGGTTTTTTGCCAACTGCATCTGTTTCTTCTGGGGCAAATTATAGTAATAATAATCAAACCAACACACCGCAAACGGGCGCGTCAACATCTACAACAGGTGCTGTAACTAAGTCTTATAACGCAAGTATTAGCTTAAATTATACTCTTTTTGATGGATTGGGAAGAAAATACAATTATGAGCAATTAAAAGAAACCTATAATCTAACCGAATTGCAAGCTAGAGAAACAATCGAAAATACGTATTTACAATTGTTTACGACGTATTTTCAAATTGCAAGGTTATCAGAAAATAAAACAAACTTAGATGAGGCATTGTCTATTTCTAAACAACGTTTACTGCGTGCAAAATATCAATACGAATACGGACAATCTACCAAGTTAGAGTTGTTAAACGCAGAGGTAGATGTAAATAATGATAGCATAACATTAATAAGTGCCAAACAGCAATTAAGCAATGCAAAACGTGGTTTAAACATTATTTTAGGAATTGAAAAAGCAGTAACTTATAATGTTGAAACGGAGGTTGTTTTTAATAAAATGATGAACTTAGAGGAGCTTCAGCAAAAAACAATTGCTAATAATTCTACCCTTAAACAAAATGAAAAAAACATTGCAATTAGTGAGTTTAACATAAAAGTAAATAAGGCTAATTATTTACCCTCTTTAGCTTTAAATACATCTTATGGTTGGAACCAGAATGATAATGAAAACCTTGCCAATGCCTTTCAACCAAAATCTACATCATCTAACGGTTTAAATGCTGGTTTAAGTTTATCTTGGAATTTGTTTGATGGTGGAAGTACAAAAACGAGGGTTGCAAATGCAAAAATTGCTTTAGAAAATCAGCAAATACTATTAGAGCAACAAAAAGTAACCATCAATAATAATTTAAAAAATACTTGGGAGAATTATCAGAACCAATTATTTATTCTAAAAGCACAAGAACAAAACGTGTTAACCACGCAAAATAATTTTGATAGAAGTACAGAGCGTTACAAATTAGGACAGATAACTTCTATTGAATTTAGACAAGCTCAGATTAATTTTATCAATTCTAAAACGGCATATAACAATGCTAAGTTTGATGCAAAACTGATTGAATTACAGCTTTTACAATTAAGTGGAGATATTTTAAATGTGAATTTTTAAAAAACTGATTTTGATCATATTTTAAAATCATCTTATTTTTTATTTTTGAATTCAAAATTAGATGAATATGAGCTTTTTAAATATACCACAAGTTTCTTGGGTAAATGGTACCATTATGATAGGCGTTTTTGCTGTAGTTGTTGTTGGCTTAGTTGTAGTCGTTTATTTATTAATGAGTACAGATAAAAAAGCAAAGTAATTATTACCTAATATATACAAAAGCCTGAGTTTATCTCGGGCTTTTATTGTTGCAATAAATTTCAATATCCTTTATTTATAAAAAACGTTTCACTATTTTTATAGATGAAAAATAAAGTAAAATGACAAGTAAGTTAGAAATTAATTTTGGCTATCTTTTAGAAAAAGATTTAATTTCAGAAATAGAAGAATTAGGGGTTTTTAAAACCTTTAAAGAAGATACAACCATTATAGAAGTTGGAGATTATATTAAATCGATGCCTTTACTAATTTCTGGTGCTATTAAAATTCTTAGAGAAGATGAGCATGGAGATGAGATTGTTTTATACTATTTAGAAAAAGGAGATACTTGTGCCATGACACTTTCTTGCTGTATGGGACAAACAAAAAGTAAGATTAGAGCGGTTGCAGAAACAAATGTTGAATTAATTATGTTGCCAAAAGAAAAAATGGCAGAATGGTTAGGGAAATATAAAACGTGGCAATCTTATATTTTACAAACCTATCATAACAGAATGGATGAGCTTTTAGAAGCTTTAGATACCATCGCTTTTCTAAAAATGGACGAGCGTCTTTTTAAATATCTTAAAGATAAGGCAATGGTTACCCACAATGATGTTTTAAATGTTACCCACAAACAAATTTCTGAAGATTTACATACCTCTAGAGTTGTAATTTCTAGATTGCTTAAAAAGTTAGAAAACGAAAGTAAAATTCAATTATTTAGAAATAGTATTAAAGTTTTAGAACTGTAACATTAGTTACTGTGTAATTTAAAGTGGAGTCTTATTTTTGTAATAAAAATAATGAAATATTTTACTATTTTCATCGCAATTACTTTTCTTTTCGGTTGTAAAGATTCTAAAAAACCGCCCTATTCTAAGAAGAATAACGTTTCAGAAATGCAAAACCATGCTGGTAAAAAGTTAATGGAAACAAACTGCTATGCTTGCCACAACCCAACAACAATAGAAGGTAATAGAATTGCACCACCAATGATTGCTATTAAAAGACGTTATTTAATGGGCAACAGTTCTAAAGAATCTTTTATCAATTCTTTGCAAGATTTTATTAAAAACCCAACAGTAGAAAATGCTAAAATGTATGGAGCTGTAAAACGATTTGGAGTAATGCCAAAACAGGCTTTTCCTGAAGAAACCATTAAACAAATTGCAGATTATATGTTTAAGTTTGATATTGAAAAACCAACATGGTTTGAAGAACATTATAATAAACAGCATGGCAATAGTAACGGAATGCAAAAACAGCCCCAAGGAAATAATTTAAAAAAGTTATCTTATGGAGAACAAGGTTTAAAATACGCACTTTCTACCAAGACAGTTTTAGGGGGGAATTTAATGAGTAAAATGCAAAAAGAAGGAACGCTAGCTGCATTAAAGTTTTGTAATGTAAATGCATTCCCTTTAACAGATAGTATGTCTGTGGTACACAAAGCAACCATAAAAAGAGTGTCTGATAAGCCTAGAAATCTTAAAAATAAAGCAACTGCTATAGAAAATGGATATATTACAGTGTTTAAAGAAGAGGCTAAATTAAATAAAGCGTCAGTACCAATTGTGGTAGAAGCTGCAGAAAATGTAAAAGTATATTATCCGATTAAAACAAATGGCATGTGTTTGCAATGTCATGGCCAACCAACCTTAGATATTAAAAGCACTACATTAGCACAAATAGAAAAGTTATATCCAAAAGATTTGGCAATTGGATATAGTGAAAATCAAGTGAGAGGAATCTGGAGTATTACCTTTAATAAATAAAAAAAACAAATCTTAGTATGCCTAACTTTACCGAAATTATAAATCAAGATAAACCTGTTTTAGTAGATTTTTTCGCAGAATGGTGTGGGCCTTGTAAAACCATGAGTCCAATTTTAAAAGAAGTAAAAGACGCATTAGGTGATGCTGTTTCTATTGTTAAAATAGATGTTGATAAAAACCAATCGTTAGCAGCAAAATATGAAGTTAGAGGGGTACCAACCTTCATTTTATATAAGTCTGGAAAACAAGTTTGGAGACAATCTGGTGCAGTACCTAAAAACCAGTTAATCACTATTATAAATAACAGTGGTAAGTAATTTAATAGTAGGTTGATTAGAAATAGTTTTCTAAAAAGGACATTTTTGTCAATCTGAATTTATTTCAGATGCTTATAAAGGTAGAACTTGATTAAGTTGATTTTTTGAAAAAGTTAAGTCTTTTAAACCTTTTTTAGACAGCCTCTTTTATTTAGAAATACAATCTAAACTATAAAAACCACCACAATTTTCGGTTCTCTTTTTAGAGAATTGTGTAATTAAATATGCAGTTGTAATTAAGTTTCTCAGTTCACATAAATCTATAGAAAGCTCAGAATGGTCATAGAGGCGTTTGTTGTCTTCATAAAGTACTTTTAAACGCTTTTCTGCGCGTAGCAAACGCTCATTAGAACGTACGATGCCTACATAATTACTCATAATAGTTTTTACTTCATTTCTATCATGCGTAATTAATACTTTTTCCATGTTTTTAATAACACCACTATCATTCCAAACAGGAATATCTTTTGGGGTTTTGGCTTTATTATATTTTTTAGAAATGCTTAAAAATGCATTATGAGCATATACCAGTCCTTCTAATAAAGAGTTAGATGCCAATCTATTTCCGCCATGTAAACCAGTTCTGGTAACCTCACCACAAGCGTATAATTTCTTGATAGATGTTTTTGCTTTTTTGTTCACATTTACACCGCCACAAATATAATGAGCTGCAGGTACTACAGGAATATAGTCTTTGGTTACATCAATATTTAAAGATGCACATTTTTCTGTAATATTAGGAAAATGCTCTTTAAATTTTACCATGTCTAAATTAGTACAATCTAAATATACATGCGGTTTTCCACTCTTTTTTAATTCATTATCAATGGCTCTTGCAACAATATCTCTAGAGGCTAATTCTTCTCTTTCATCATATTTATGCATAAAAAAATCACCATTGTAATCTCTTAGTTTTGCACCAAATCCTCGCACAGCTTCGGATATTAAAAAGGCAGGATATTCGCCTGGGTTGTACAACGCGGTTGGGTGAAACTGTATAAATTCCATTTCAGAAATTTCTGCCTTTGCACGGTATGCAATTCCTATTCCGTCTCCAGTTGCCACAGTTGGGTTTGTAGTAGTTTCGTAAACTTGCCCATTTCCTCCAGAAGCTAAAAGTGTAAATTTGCTTACAAAGGTTTTTACTTTATCTTCTTTAATATCTAAAACATAAGCACCATAACAAGAAATTTTGCCATTTCGCTTTGTTTTGGTCTTTTTAGTTTGATGCTCTGTAATTAAATCTATTGCGTAATGATAGGTAAGAAATTCTATGTTTGGTTGTGCATTTACTTGCGCTAATAAAGCACGTTCTATTTCTGCACCTGTAATATCTGTATGATGTAAAATTCTGTTTTGCGAATGTCCGCCTTCACGACCTAAATCATAGTTTCCATTTTCATTTTCATCAAATTCTGTTCCCCAATTTATTAACTCTTGCAGTCTATCTGGTGCATTTTCTACAACCATTCTTACCACTTCTTCATCGCACAAACCATCACCGGCAACTAAAGTATCATTTATATGTTGTTCAAAAGTATCTACAGTTTTGTTGTAAACGGTTGCAATACCACCTTGGGCATATTTTGTGTTAGATTCGCTTTGTTTGTCTTTAGTAACAATAACAACTTTAGCATCTTTGTGTTCTATGGCAACTTTTAAAGCAAAAGTTAATCCAGAAACTCCAGAACCAATTACTAAAAAATCGGTAGAGATTATGTTTTTATCAGGTAACATTTTAAGGCGTTATTTAGAAAGTTCTAGCATTCTGTTTATAGGAATTATTGCTTTTTCACATAATTCTGCTTCTACTTCTATATTTGGTAACTCGTGTTTTAAACATAAATACAATTTTTGCATTGTATTCATTTTCATATATGCACATTCACTACAAGCACATGTATTATCTTCTTTCGCCGGAGCAGGAATAATTATTTTATCAGGATTTTCTTGTAACATTTGAAACAAAATACCAGCTTCTGTAGCAACAATAAATTTCTTTTTATCACTATTTCTAACATGGTTTAAAAGGCCAGAAGTAGAACCAATATATTTAGCAACCTTAAGCATGTGCGCTTCAGATTCTGGATGCGCAATTAATTCTGCATCTGGATGTTCTTGATATAAGTCGATTAACTTTTCCATAGAAAAAGCTTCATGTACCATACAAGCTCCGTCCCAAAGTAACATTTCTCTTCCTGTTTCTTTATTTAAATAAGCACCCAAATTTCTGTCAGGAGCAAAAATAATTGGTTGGTCTAAAGGAATTGAATCGATAATTTTTCTAGCGTTAGATGAGGTACAAACGTAATCGCTTAAAGCTTTTATTTCTGCAGAGCAATTTATGTAAGTAACAACTAAGTGATCTGGATGTTTCTTTTTAAAGTCTGAGAACTGTTCTGGCGGACAAGAATCTGCCAAAGAACAACCAGCTAATAAGTCTGGTAATAAAACTTTTTTAGTCGGATTTAATATTTTTGCAGTTTCTGCCATAAAATGAACTCCTGCAAAAACAATAATGTCTGCATCTGTTTTAGCGGCTTGTTGTGCTAAAGCCAAACTATCACCTACAAAATCTGCAATTTCTTGAATCTCATCTATTTGATAGTAATGCGCTAAAATAACGGCATTCTTCTCTTTTTTTAGTTTCAAAATCTCCTCAACATAATCAATATTAGGAGTTTCAATATCTAAAAATCCTTTTTTGTTGAGGTTTTTTTTTGCACTAACTAAAGTTTTCATAAAAAGTGTTTATTATTAACTACGTTGCAAATATAAACTCTATTTTGTTGGTAGGAAAATGATTGGCGTCATTCTGTTAAATTATGGTTGTAATAAGCTAAAAAATGAACTTATCTGAAAATTTTTGGGAAAACAAGTATCAATCAAACAAAATTGGTTGGGATTTAGGAGTGGTTTCTCCACCATTAAAAATATATTTTGATCAATTAACAAATAAAGACTTAAAAATTTTAATTCCAGGAGGAGGAAATTCTTACGAAGCAGAATATCTTTTTAATAATGGTTTTACCAATGTTTATGTGGTAGATTTAGCTAAAAGTGCCCTAGAAAATATTAAAAAAAGGGTTCCAGGTTTTCCTGAATCACAATTAATTTTAGGTGATTTTTTTGATGTAAATCAAACTTTTGATTTGATTATTGAACAAACTTTTTTCTGTGCAATTCAGCCTGATTTAAGAGGAAAGTATGCAGGTAAAATGAATTATTTATTGAGAGATAAAGGGAAGTTAGTAGGGTTGCTTTTTGATGCAAAACTAAATGATGATCATCCACCTTTTGGTGGAAGTAAAACAGAATATACTACTTATTTCGATTCTCATTTTATAATGGATGTTTTTACAGCATGTTATAATTCTTACCCTAACAGACAAGAAATGGAGTTGTTTGTAAAGTTTTTGAAAAAGTAATAAGTGCTTTTTAAAAAGTGTGTTTTTTGTAAGTCTTAATCTATTTAAGATTTTCTAGAAATACTTTAAATTCATCCGTATTATAATTAGCCATTCCTTCATGTGCTAATACAATATTTTTATCAGTATCAATGATGTAAGTTGTAGGTAAGGCAGAAGATTGTAACATTGCAGGTAGGTTTCCTACAAGCGTATAAATTGGTAGGTTATAACCTTTACGTTTATCAAAATCCTTTGCCGTTTCAAAATTTTTATCAAAAGACAGCAGTATAAAAGCGATATCATTTCCCATTTCTTTATGTAATTTACTAATACTTGGCATTTCTGCAATACAAGGAGGGCACCATGTTGCCCAATAATTTAGAAATATTACTTTGTCTTTTAAATCTGCTAAAGATGTAATTTTTCCATCGGCATCCATCAACCTTACATTTAAATTAGCTTTTGCGTATTCCGTAATGGTTTCAGAATCTTTTTTATGTGTAATTTCCTTTACATTAGGGTTCATTAAGCCAGTAGCTAATACGCCTCGTTGTACAAAACCAATAACCTCTGTGTGCAAACCTGTAGCGTAAAGTGTAATAATAATGCAGACAAAAACTCCGTTCTGAATCCACGTTTTCTTGGTGTTTTTATTTTTTTTCATTTTATTTTTTTTAAGAAATTGTATCTTTTTTTTCATTTATAATATCAATTTATGTAGGATGTTTTATAATTGGTAATTATAAAATTTGACTCATTAAAATCCTTATTACAAGAAAATTAGAAAGTATAAAAATTTCTATTTAATTTTTAGATTTTTACAATGTGCAAACATAGATAAAATAAGACTTTACGCAGGTAACTCTAGTTACCAAACTTGTTAAACTAATATTAAATAATTGCCCTTCTATGTGTTCTTGTTTTATTAAATTTACCAATGCAAAATATAGCTTAGCTACTTATGTTACATAGAGAATGTAATACAATGTTTATTTTTGCAGATATTAATAAGTATAACAAGTATTTTTAATATGGAAGACATGATTTTTTATGATAGATTGCAATTTGCATTTACTATCACCTTTCACTATATATTTCCGCAGTTAACAATGGGACTTTCATTACTGATTGTCTATTATAAATGGAAATACCTCAGAAATAATAATGAAAAATATAACAATGCTGCAAAATTTCTGATGAAAATTTTTGCAATTAACTTTACAATGGGTGTTATAACTGGTATTCCAATGGAATTTCAATTTGGTACCAATTGGGCTAAATTTTCTGAATTAACTGGTGGAATTATCGGTCAGACTTTGGCAATGGAAGGGATGTTCTCTTTCTTTTTAGAATCCTCTTTCTTAGCGCTCTTTATTTTTGGTGAAAAATTAATGGGACAAAAACTTCATTTCTTAACCGGTTTTTTGGTGTTTTTAGGTTCTTGGGCAAGTGGTTGGTTTATTTTAGCTACCAATGCTTGGATGCAACATCCGGTAGGTTATGAAATTTTACAGAATGGTAAGTTTGTGTTAGAAAACTTCTCTGCACTGTTTAGTAATCCTTGGTTATTACCTGCTTTTTTACACAATCAAATGGCGTCTGTGGTAACTTCTTCTTTTGTGGTTGCAAGTATTGGTGCTTTTTATATTTTAAGAAAAAAACAAGTAGAATACGGGAAAATATTTTTAAAAACAGGTGTAATTTTTGGTTTGATTTCTAGTGTTTTAGTGGCTTTACCTACGGGAGATTGGAACGCTAAAAATGTGGCAAAATATCAACCAGCTGCTTTTGCTGCTATGGAAGGAATTTTTGAAACAGAAGAAGCTGGAGCAGAAATTGTGTTGATTGGTCAACCAAATATGGTAGAAAAAAAGTTAGACAATAAAATTGCGGTTCCTAATATTTTAAGTTTTTTAACGCATCAAGATTGGAATAAGCAGATTCCTGGAATGGATCAATTCAAAGAAGAAGAATTACCAGATAATATTCCGGCGCTGTATTATTCATATCACATAATGGTTGGTTTAGGTACCATTTTTATTGGTATTATGGCACTAGCACTTTTCTTTTTATGGCGAAAAAAACTGTATACTTTTAAGCCAATACTTTGGTTTATTATGTTTTTAGTTCCGTTTCCGTACATCGCAAATCTTACAGGTTGGTACACGGCAGAGTTAGGGAGACAGCCGTATTTAGTATATGGATTGTTAAAAACTAGCGATGGTATTTCGCCAACCGTATCTTCTGGTAACACCTTATTTACCTTATTAGGTTTTGTTGCTTTGTATATGTTACTAGGACTATTATTTTTAGTTTTAGTTGGTAAAACGATTAACGAAGGTCCTAAACTTGAAAAACATTAAAAGATGGAAATATTTTGGTACATTATAATAGCAACGGTTTTAGGTATCTTTTTTGTTTTAGATGGATATGATTTCGGAACAGGAATTATTCATTTATTTTTTGCAAAAAAAGAGAAGGATAAAGAAGTAATTACAAAATCTGCAGGTTTATTTTGGGATTCTAATGAGGTTTGGTTAGTGGCAGCTGGAGGGATGCTTTTTATGGCTTTTCCTACTTTTTATGCTTCTGTATTTAGTGGATTTTACTTACCCTTAATCATCGTTTTATGGTTGATTATTTTTAGAGCAATTGGCCTTGAATTTAGGAGTCAGTTTAAGTATCAAATGTGGAAAGACATTTGGGATGTTTCTTTTGGAGTTTCTAGTTTATTATTAGCCTTATTTTTTGGGATTGCGCTAGGGAATATTGTGAGAGGTGTAAATTTAGGTGGCGTAGAAAACGGAGTTTCTGTGTACGAAGGGCATTATTTTTTCTTGCCATTATGGGATAGTAGTTTTAGTCCTTTAACAGAGCATCCAGGGGTTATAGATTGGTTTACGATTATTATAGGTTTAATTTCTGTTGTTACTTTAGCAATTCACGGTGCTAATTGGATAATTTTAAAAACCAATTCAACTATTAACTTAAAATTGAAAGGTGTTATTTTTAAGTTGAATATTGCTTTAACAATTCTTACCATTGTTTCTGTAGCACTTTGGCAAATTGTAAATCCAGACTCTTTAAATAATTTTGTTGATAAACCTTATTTATTGGTATTCCCTATGCTGTATTTTACAGGATTAGTTGGTTTGTTTTTTATCAAAAAAATTAAAAAAGAGGTACATGCTTTTTGGCTATCAACGTTATTAATATTAGGAGGAATTACTTCTTCTTTGGCTTCTTTATTTCCAGTTATTTTACCTTCTGTCAATAATGTTCACGAGCCACTTACCATATATAATACTTCGGCACCAGAATACGGTTTGTCTGTGGCATTTATTTGGGGAATTATCGGTATTATCTTAATTGTAATTTATGCAATTATTCAAAAAAGATTAAAGGGAGGTAAAGTTGATAAAATGGATTACGGCCATTAGTCTAAACCTACTATTATGACAGAAACATTAATTTCTTTACTGAGTATTTTATTAGGAATAATCGGAGCGATTGGTTTTGGTATGCTTTTTAAAAAATATTCATTTGGTATTGTAGGCAATACAATAGCGGGTGTTTTTGGAAGTGTATTTTTCATTAAATCATTTGGGCGATTAGGCTTTAATCCGCAATCTATAATGCAACATGGTACATTTAATACTTCATTATTTATAATGAACTGTATCGTCTCCGTTTTAGGAGGTGTTTTAGGGTTGATTATCATTAAAAAAATCTATAATAAGCTTAATAAATAACTGTTTATATAGCTTACATGATATAAGTCATCTTATCTAGTTTCAATTCATTATACATTTGTTAACCAATTGGTTAAACTAAATAGTTGATGGGCGGGACTAAAAACGAAAATACAGAAGATCAAATTTTAAATGCAGCAAAAAATGTATTTCAATCTAAAGGAATGGATGGTGCTCGCATGCAAGAAATTGCCAATGAAGCAGGCATAAACAAAGCAATGTTGCACTATTATTATAGAAGTAAACAATTACTTTTTGAAGCTGTTTTTATAAATGCTTTCTCCTTATTAGCGCCTCAAATAAATGCTATTTTAAATGACGATTCATCTATAGAAAATAAAATACGAAATTTTTCTTCGAACTATATTTCCTTTATTGAGCAGCATCCTTATTTACCTAATTTTATTATTCAAGAATTAAATAGAAATCCTGATTTTATGTTAAAAATGAAGGAAAATAATGTGTTTCCAAATCTAGAGAAATTTAAAAAACAGGTAACTATTGAAGTTAAAAATGGCACTCTTAAAAATATTAGCGCGGAGCAATTATTTATAAATATTCTAGCCTTAAATGTATTTCCTTTTATAGCCAAGCCTTTAATTAAGGGTTTAATAGCAGTTGAAGAAGACGGATTTCAGCAAATAATTGAAGATCGTAAAACTGAAGTTGCCGATTTTATCATTAATTCAATAAAAAAATAAGATGAAAAAAGTAGTATTCATTTTAATAGCAGTACTAAGTATCTCGGCATTTGCCCAAGAAAGTTTAACACTTAATGATTGTTATAATTTAGTAGAAACAAACTATCCTTTAATTAAGCAACATCAGTTATTAGAGAAGCAACATCAATTAGATACAGAAATTATTTCGAATTCGAAATTGCCACAAATTAACTTAGATGCACAAGCAACGTATCAATCTGAAGTTATTCAAATTCCGATTCCGAATGCGAATATAGATCCCTTAAATAAGGATCAATACAAAGCAACTTTATCGGTAAAT
Protein-coding regions in this window:
- a CDS encoding TolC family protein — protein: MKIIRNTILLVGFLYTLQGISQEILTKKEALEITLENNFGIKIANNNLEVANNNKSIYNTGFLPTASVSSGANYSNNNQTNTPQTGASTSTTGAVTKSYNASISLNYTLFDGLGRKYNYEQLKETYNLTELQARETIENTYLQLFTTYFQIARLSENKTNLDEALSISKQRLLRAKYQYEYGQSTKLELLNAEVDVNNDSITLISAKQQLSNAKRGLNIILGIEKAVTYNVETEVVFNKMMNLEELQQKTIANNSTLKQNEKNIAISEFNIKVNKANYLPSLALNTSYGWNQNDNENLANAFQPKSTSSNGLNAGLSLSWNLFDGGSTKTRVANAKIALENQQILLEQQKVTINNNLKNTWENYQNQLFILKAQEQNVLTTQNNFDRSTERYKLGQITSIEFRQAQINFINSKTAYNNAKFDAKLIELQLLQLSGDILNVNF
- a CDS encoding efflux RND transporter permease subunit, whose product is MKKIITYFIKYPVAVNVFIIAFVAFGLVGALNMKSSFFPLTDSELINISLTYPGASPAEMEEGVVLKIEDNLKGIVGVERVTSVSRENSATVRIEVEKGKNIDVVLTDVKNAVDRVPSFPSGMEPAVIAKVESVRPTISFTVSGENIPLKSLKQYARNIENDIRGIEGISQVAISGFPDEEIEIAVKENDLRAYNLSFAEVAQAIQNSNLLITGGNIKTPQEDYLIRASNRFYYGIELQNLIVRTETNGNIIRLKDIADVRDTWSETPDRLYYNGNLAIDISISNTNNEDLLSSADKIKEYIYKFNQENQNIHLDITDDRSVTLQGRTKLLIENGVVGILLVLFFLALFLNLRLAIWVAFGLPISFFGMFILAAQFDVTINILSLFGMIIVIGILVDDGIVIGENIYHHYYDLGKSKIQAAIDGTMEVIPPIVSAILTTIIAFSTLFFVDGRIGNFFSEVSTVVLLTLTVSLIEALIILPAHIAHSKALDRKRLESGEIKKKNAIDAFFNKINRFADGGLTKVNQKLYVPFLKFSLKNKVFAFSIPIALLIFSLTSIGGGIVRTSFFPSVASDRIQVTLNMPQGTNEHITDSIISAIEEKVWIINKEYTEKQSGDDEVVQNVIKRVGPGSANASLNINLLPGEKREFASSEITNSIREKVGKVYGVESLIFGSGGNFGGSPVAVSLLGNNIEELKAAKAELKLELENNPLLKDISDNDPAGIKEVSITLKDNAYVLGLNLQSVMAQIRYGFFGLQAQRFQRGQDEIKVWVRYNKEDRSSIKNLDDMQIVAPNGTRISFSEIGNYQIKRGDIAINHLNGKREIQVSADLKDAKESATEILDDIKTRVMPLIISKYHSVSPLYEGQNREAQKTIDSLEWLKWIILGLIYIVIAFTFRSYSQPILLLLMIPFSMIGVVLGHYIHDFSINILSWLGIIALVGIMVNDGLVLIGKFNSYLKEGMLFDDALIMAGQSRFRAIFLTSLTTVAGLAPLMLEKSRQAQFLIPMAISISYGIAIATILTLVMLPLLLSVSNSIKVGIKWLKTGEKVNKEEVERAIIESKFDEHEDH
- a CDS encoding DUF3365 domain-containing protein — protein: MKYFTIFIAITFLFGCKDSKKPPYSKKNNVSEMQNHAGKKLMETNCYACHNPTTIEGNRIAPPMIAIKRRYLMGNSSKESFINSLQDFIKNPTVENAKMYGAVKRFGVMPKQAFPEETIKQIADYMFKFDIEKPTWFEEHYNKQHGNSNGMQKQPQGNNLKKLSYGEQGLKYALSTKTVLGGNLMSKMQKEGTLAALKFCNVNAFPLTDSMSVVHKATIKRVSDKPRNLKNKATAIENGYITVFKEEAKLNKASVPIVVEAAENVKVYYPIKTNGMCLQCHGQPTLDIKSTTLAQIEKLYPKDLAIGYSENQVRGIWSITFNK
- a CDS encoding Crp/Fnr family transcriptional regulator, with protein sequence MTSKLEINFGYLLEKDLISEIEELGVFKTFKEDTTIIEVGDYIKSMPLLISGAIKILREDEHGDEIVLYYLEKGDTCAMTLSCCMGQTKSKIRAVAETNVELIMLPKEKMAEWLGKYKTWQSYILQTYHNRMDELLEALDTIAFLKMDERLFKYLKDKAMVTHNDVLNVTHKQISEDLHTSRVVISRLLKKLENESKIQLFRNSIKVLEL